The Magnetococcales bacterium genome includes a region encoding these proteins:
- a CDS encoding phosphotransferase has translation MPLSNSMELPPPIQSFLTERLGPSWQSQKVAGDASFRSYHRISGCGEPRILMVAPPDKEDSAPFVDISRFLNRFGIAVPRVLDGDVQAGLYLLDDYGDLTFQRVLESHDLGMAETLYQGAVATLLEVQATPVDGSCVAHRRPFDHKLLRFELSLLTDWYIEGIRKTPISPGDRHRFDQVFERLLAAILRQPVVFVHRDYHSRNLMWLAGERVGVLDFQDAVMGPVTYDLASLLRDCYVAWDAPFRKKIMTLWREGAVSRLGYAPTWEQFERDFDWMAVQRNLKAVGIFGRLSLRDGKHGYLQDIPRTLGYVRETLARYPELKELADLLATYAPAADQEVLA, from the coding sequence ATGCCTTTGTCGAACAGTATGGAACTTCCCCCCCCCATTCAATCTTTTCTCACCGAGCGCCTTGGACCCTCCTGGCAGAGCCAGAAGGTGGCTGGTGATGCCTCGTTCCGCAGTTACCACCGCATCTCCGGATGTGGCGAGCCTCGGATTCTCATGGTGGCGCCTCCCGACAAGGAGGATTCGGCGCCGTTTGTCGATATCTCCCGTTTCCTGAACCGTTTCGGCATCGCCGTCCCCAGGGTGTTGGATGGGGATGTCCAGGCCGGACTGTATCTGCTGGATGATTATGGCGATCTGACTTTTCAACGGGTTTTGGAGTCCCACGACCTCGGCATGGCGGAGACCCTCTACCAGGGTGCCGTCGCCACCCTCCTGGAGGTGCAGGCCACCCCGGTCGATGGCAGTTGTGTGGCGCATCGGCGCCCTTTCGACCATAAACTGCTTCGGTTTGAACTCTCCCTGTTGACCGACTGGTATATCGAAGGGATCCGGAAAACCCCGATCTCCCCTGGTGACCGACACCGTTTCGACCAGGTTTTCGAGCGCCTTCTCGCCGCCATACTGCGGCAACCGGTGGTATTCGTGCATCGTGACTACCACAGCCGCAACCTGATGTGGCTGGCAGGGGAGCGGGTCGGTGTGCTGGACTTTCAGGATGCGGTCATGGGGCCGGTGACCTATGATCTGGCCAGTCTGCTGCGGGATTGTTATGTGGCCTGGGATGCTCCGTTCCGAAAAAAAATCATGACCCTCTGGCGGGAGGGAGCCGTCAGCCGTCTCGGCTACGCCCCCACCTGGGAACAGTTCGAGCGGGATTTCGACTGGATGGCCGTGCAGCGCAATCTCAAAGCGGTGGGCATTTTCGGCCGTCTCTCCCTGCGCGATGGGAAACATGGTTACCTACAGGACATTCCCCGCACCCTCGGTTATGTGCGGGAGACCCTGGCGCGCTATCCCGAACTCAAGGAGTTGGCGGATCTGTTGGCAACCTACGCCCCCGCTGCCGACCAGGAGGTTTTGGCATGA
- a CDS encoding VTT domain-containing protein has translation SISTFPWPRSRFAAVPMAVLGAGIAFLIARHLAGEWVARRAGGMAGRLLAGVEAEGWRFVAFVRLVPIFPFNLLNYALGLTRIRFAPYLLASLICMAPGGLAYAWLGYAGREAAGGGADAIRAGMWALALLALALLIPRWVKRAREAKRHLTVTRLREMLLVGENLAVLDVRDAKDFTGENGHVPGSLNIPLPELENRLEEVRGLGCPVAVLCHTDRRSTVAFRKLDALGVGPVYLVLGGIKQWRLDGLPVEQ, from the coding sequence GTCCATCTCCACTTTTCCCTGGCCCCGCAGCCGTTTCGCCGCTGTGCCGATGGCCGTCTTGGGGGCGGGGATCGCCTTTCTCATCGCCCGTCATCTGGCTGGAGAGTGGGTGGCGCGACGGGCGGGGGGGATGGCGGGCCGCCTGCTGGCGGGGGTAGAGGCGGAGGGGTGGCGCTTTGTCGCGTTTGTCCGGCTGGTGCCGATCTTCCCTTTCAATCTGCTCAACTACGCCCTGGGGTTGACCCGCATCCGCTTCGCCCCTTATCTCCTGGCCTCGCTGATCTGCATGGCGCCGGGAGGTTTGGCTTACGCCTGGCTGGGATACGCTGGCAGGGAGGCCGCCGGAGGGGGCGCCGATGCCATCCGCGCTGGCATGTGGGCATTGGCCCTGCTGGCATTGGCCCTGCTGATCCCCCGCTGGGTCAAACGGGCGCGCGAGGCCAAACGTCACCTGACCGTCACCCGTCTGCGGGAGATGTTGTTGGTCGGAGAGAATTTGGCGGTGTTGGACGTGCGGGATGCCAAGGATTTCACGGGAGAAAACGGTCACGTTCCAGGTTCCCTCAACATTCCCCTGCCCGAGCTGGAAAATCGGCTGGAGGAGGTGCGGGGGCTGGGATGTCCCGTGGCTGTGCTCTGCCATACGGATCGCCGTTCCACGGTGGCTTTCCGCAAGCTGGACGCCCTGGGCGTCGGCCCGGTCTATCTGGTATTGGGTGGCATCAAGCAGTGGCGGCTGGACGGCTTGCCGGTGGAACAATGA
- a CDS encoding nucleotidyltransferase family protein, with the protein MKAMILAAGRGTRLRAYTDRMPKPLVPVQGRPVIDHTLHRLAAMGLRQVVINAWHLADLLMAHIGDGSAWGLQVTWSRETVLMETGGGLRQALPLLGEEPFLVINGDILWNLDLTPLLTAFAPASMDALLALVDNPLAEHGDFALTDDGRLRRDRESPNALTYAGIQVCHPHALAPYPCEPFSLNRLFDDSMAKGRLYGLHLTGAWADIGTPERLAHAEKNW; encoded by the coding sequence ATGAAAGCCATGATCCTGGCCGCCGGGCGGGGCACCCGCCTGCGGGCCTATACGGACCGGATGCCCAAACCCCTGGTTCCCGTGCAGGGGCGTCCGGTCATCGACCATACCCTCCATCGACTGGCTGCCATGGGGTTGCGTCAGGTGGTGATCAACGCCTGGCACCTGGCCGACCTGTTGATGGCCCACATCGGGGACGGCTCGGCCTGGGGCCTTCAGGTCACCTGGTCACGGGAGACGGTCCTCATGGAGACCGGCGGTGGCCTGCGTCAAGCCCTGCCGCTGCTGGGCGAGGAACCCTTCCTTGTCATCAATGGGGACATCCTCTGGAATCTGGATCTGACCCCCTTGTTGACCGCCTTCGCTCCCGCCAGCATGGACGCCCTGCTGGCCCTGGTGGACAATCCCCTCGCCGAACATGGCGATTTTGCCCTGACCGACGATGGCCGGCTCCGGCGCGACCGGGAGAGCCCCAACGCCCTGACCTATGCCGGCATCCAGGTGTGCCACCCCCACGCCCTGGCCCCCTACCCTTGCGAACCCTTCTCCCTGAATCGACTCTTCGACGACAGCATGGCCAAGGGACGCCTTTACGGCCTGCACCTGACTGGCGCCTGGGCCGATATCGGCACCCCGGAACGCTTGGCGCATGCCGAAAAAAATTGGTGA